A part of Pelecanus crispus isolate bPelCri1 chromosome 22, bPelCri1.pri, whole genome shotgun sequence genomic DNA contains:
- the LOC104037752 gene encoding CD48 antigen-like has translation MAAGLKTVLLFLLFITQAWAQQSPSSTVNGTVHGVVYLSPSVQNQTSYPRMHWRHNDLTKIAIREGGQHVEYPSNIYKGRLELFSNNTLKISNLQKSDSGRYYVYLEDEKGNEHIENILLKVYDLVPKPTVSAKVVKKDLQGCKTILKCSVEVEDVTYEWISPQKLLLEHVHASELSVSSPLTGTYTCKVSNPVSSNSALLLYKQPCSWTGESSAAASCATTSVLVALGHLLLLFFLCC, from the exons ATGGCGGCAGGGCTTAAAACGgtgcttctcttcctcctcttcatcacGCAAG CCTGGGCACAACAGAGTCCATCATCGACGGTGAATGGGACTGTTCATGGTGTGGTGTATCTCAGTCCCAGCGTGCAAAACCAGACGTCCTACCCCCGAATGCACTGGCGGCACAACGACTTGACCAAGATTGCCATCCGGGAGGGCGGGCAGCATGTCGAGTACCCCAGCAACATCTACAAGGGACGCCTGGAGCTCTTCTCCAACAACACCTTAAAAATCAGCAACTTGCAGAAAAGCGACAGCGGCAGGTACTACGTGTACCTGGAGGATGAGAAGGGCAATGAACACATTGAAAACATCCTCCTGAAGGTGTACG ATCTGGTCCCGAAGCCCACTGTGAGCGCCAAAGTGGTCAAGAAAGACCTGCAAGGGTGCAAAACCATCCTGAAGTGCTCAGTGGAGGTCGAAGATGTGACCTACGAGTGGATCAGCCCCCAAAAGCTCCTGCTGGAGCATGTGCATGCCTCTGAGCTGTCTGTCTCCAGCCCCTTGACAGGAACCTACACGTGCAAAGTCAGCAACCCTGTCTCCTCCAACAGCGCCTTGCTGCTCTACAAGCAACCCTGCTCCTGGACAG gtgagtcctctgctgctgcatcctGTGCCACCACCAGcgtgctggtggccctgggacacctccttctcctcttcttcctctgctgttga